One segment of Salvia splendens isolate huo1 chromosome 20, SspV2, whole genome shotgun sequence DNA contains the following:
- the LOC121782381 gene encoding uncharacterized protein LOC121782381 isoform X1 produces MARRSSRIHEVGEKSGLSFVGGLFSILESCQGRPGHMAISNGRPASRNIIDYPRPLDTIASFDEECRKIHNGAGQRSDSVRVDCKSRSARSCIGDEMPIEQHRNKRDIVKRQQYGKTDCELVDHRLTKTQKKTRKNSQDIYQPSSSCRLNNVARLMTEVPSTSTESDSTLGVVCAGNHRKEIQLSEYLQRNSFLEKYDKVDNISHKQVQMRAKAFVDQIYIDRRIVLEEGRNSESKSFSNALEVLSSKRDLYMEFLPDPNSMLAMPSKNMDKKDKIESELSEDSTSAKSRSTLVMDEAAIMNKNILQRINYELTCSSKAYFTTQPSDKIVLLRPDPRNGLGNRTCSCSSLHFPKSNIRVSEEKTASYSFREMKKKLKLSFGVTKKESRNCCNSSTNAEKERKVLKNQVLKSRRGSESDIACVADTTRRKLYVSSDRSFNKPESDMILEAKRHLSTRLNNLTSVEGVTSRKSPVALEWILSSPEHDSWPFSPRRDSLYCPGSAERFSPYNTTPRVIESSCHVQNELRPNTVDATAYSVTPRTEAASRENYFLTADKMKTDGEVLSETTKPSETTETVKAQKCDGIAMRLSSLAENEAVNSTLDDFPSTSSNGGHHIDSAENIKFQEEHQSPVSVLEPFFVEDTTSPPTISLQTGRKPLQPHRLIFEECSFDSSPQHTPASAHPCMEEQLCQYVQLVMDASSLDWDHLSEIRSQPEQLLIHESLFEEVELPPLGCYYDPKLLFDRINQLLLEMYECHHCSPLPVPLKARPGPLAETVLDEILAEADHFLLPTTEGRSLDEIVSEGAKCEPWLDDVRLDTERIVVEISEAILEEALLEFHASEV; encoded by the exons ATGGCAAGAAGATCATCAAGAATTCATGAAGTAGGGGAGAAAAGTGGACTGAGCTTTGTGGGGGGATTGTTCAGCATCCTCGAATCATGCCAAGGCCGTCCCGGCCATATGGCCATCTCCAACGGGAGGCCAGCAAGCAGAAACATCATTG ATTATCCGAGACCACTTGACACGATTGCTAGCTTTGATGAAGAATGTCGAAAGATTCAT AATGGGGCAGGTCAGAGAAGTGACAGCGTTCGTGTTGATTGTAAAAGCAGAAGTGCGAGGAGCTGCATTGGAGATGAGATGCCCATTGAGCAGCACAGAAACAAACGAGACATAGTCAAGAGACAGCAATATGGTAAAACAGATTGTGAACTTGTAGACCATCGGCTGACGAAAACTCAAAAGAAAACGAGGAAAAACAGCCAAGACATCTATCAGCCATCTTCTTCGTGTCGTTTGAACAATGTAGCTAGGTTGATGACCGAGGTTCCTTCGACTTCAACTGAAAGCGATTCAACTTTAGGGGTGGTCTGTGCTGGGAATCACCGGAAAGAGATTCAACTTTCAGAATATCTACAAAGAAATAGTTTTCTTGAAAAGTATGACAAGGTTGATAACATTAGCCATAAGCAAGTGCAGATGAGGGCCAAGGCTTTCGTTGATCAAATTTATATCGACAGAAGGATCGTTCTTGAAGAAGGAAGGAACTCCGAGTCCAAATCATTCTCTAATGCACTGGAAGTGCTTAGCTCTAAAAGGGACCTATATATGGAGTTCCTTCCAGATCCAAACTCGATGCTAGCAATGCCCTCGAAGAATATGGATAAGAAAGATAAAATAGAGTCAGAACTAAGCGAGGACAGCACTTCTGCTAAGTCTAGAAGCACGTTGGTGATGGACGAGGCTGCCATCATGAACAAAAATATATTGCAGAGGATAAATTATGAGCTCACGTGCTCCTCGAAAGCGTATTTCACAACCCAGCCTTcagataaaatagtactactgaGGCCAGATCCCCGAAATGGTTTGGGGAACAGGACCTGCAGCTGCTCATCGTTGCATTTTCCTAAATCGAATATAAGAGTATCCGAGGAGAAAACTGCATCCTACTCCTTcagagagatgaagaaaaaactaaaacttTCATTTGGAGTCACCAAAAAGGAATCCAGGAATTGCTGCAATTCTTCTACCAATGCTGAGAAGGAAAGGAAGGTGTTGAAGAATCAAGTGCTTAAATCCCGCAGGGGATCTGAGTCCGACATAGCTTGTGTGGCTGATACCACGCGCCGAAAATTATACGTCTCGAGTGATAGATCTTTTAACAAACCAGAATCTGACATGATTTTGGAGGCAAAGAGGCACCTGTCCACAAGATTGAATAATCTGACCTCTGTGGAGGGAGTGACAAGTAGAAAATCCCCGGTAGCCCTGGAGTGGATCCTCTCCTCACCCGAGCATGACTCGTGGCCCTTCAGCCCGAGAAGGGACAGCCTGTATTGCCCTGGCTCTGCAGAGAGATTTAGTCCTTACAACACCACACCCAGAGTCATTGAAAGCAGTTGTCATGTACAAAATGAACTAAGACCGAACACAGTTGATGCAACGGCATATTCTGTGACTCCAAGAACCGAAGCAGCATCCAGAGAAAATTATTTTCTCACTGCAGACAAAATGAAAACTGATG GAGAAGTCCTCAGTGAAACAACCAAACCTTCAGAGACGACAGAAACTGTCAAAGCACAGAAATGCGATGGTATCGCAATGCGTTTG TCTTCACTAGCAGAAAATGAGGCAGTTAATTCTACACTGGATGATTTCCCATCCACTTCTTCAAACGGTGGCCACCACATAGATTCGGCTGAAAACATCAAATTTCAAGAAGAGCATCAAAGCCCAGTTTCCGTTCTTGAGCCTTTCTTCGTAGAAGACACCACCAGTCCGCCAACAATCTCACTTCAAACAG GCAGAAAGCCACTGCAGCCACATCGCCTCATCTTTGAAGAGTGCTCATTCGACTCATCCCCTCAGCACACACCGGCTAGTGCACATCCCTGCATGGAAGAACAACTCTGCCAATACGTGCAGTTGGTGATGGACGCCTCCTCCTTAGATTGGGATCACCTATCCGAGATAAGATCCCAACCCGAACAGCTGCTGATCCATGAATCCTTATTCGAAGAAGTTGAGCTTCCACCCCTCGGCTGCTACTATGACCCTAAGCTTCTCTTTGACAGGATAAACCAATTGCTACTGGAGATGTACGAATGCCATCACTGCTCACCACTTCCTGTCCCGTTAAAGGCCAGGCCGGGGCCACTGGCTGAAACAGTGCTCGATGAGATATTGGCAGAAGCTGACCATTTCTTACTCCCCACGACTGAGGGAAGAAGCTTGGATGAGATTGTCTCAGAAGGCGCGAAATGTGAACCGTGGCTTGATGATGTTCGACTCGATACAGAACGTATTGTGGTTGAGATTTCAGAAGCCATCTTGGAGGAAGCATTACTTGAGTTTCATGCATCAGAAGTTTGA
- the LOC121782381 gene encoding uncharacterized protein LOC121782381 isoform X2, with translation MPIEQHRNKRDIVKRQQYGKTDCELVDHRLTKTQKKTRKNSQDIYQPSSSCRLNNVARLMTEVPSTSTESDSTLGVVCAGNHRKEIQLSEYLQRNSFLEKYDKVDNISHKQVQMRAKAFVDQIYIDRRIVLEEGRNSESKSFSNALEVLSSKRDLYMEFLPDPNSMLAMPSKNMDKKDKIESELSEDSTSAKSRSTLVMDEAAIMNKNILQRINYELTCSSKAYFTTQPSDKIVLLRPDPRNGLGNRTCSCSSLHFPKSNIRVSEEKTASYSFREMKKKLKLSFGVTKKESRNCCNSSTNAEKERKVLKNQVLKSRRGSESDIACVADTTRRKLYVSSDRSFNKPESDMILEAKRHLSTRLNNLTSVEGVTSRKSPVALEWILSSPEHDSWPFSPRRDSLYCPGSAERFSPYNTTPRVIESSCHVQNELRPNTVDATAYSVTPRTEAASRENYFLTADKMKTDGEVLSETTKPSETTETVKAQKCDGIAMRLSSLAENEAVNSTLDDFPSTSSNGGHHIDSAENIKFQEEHQSPVSVLEPFFVEDTTSPPTISLQTGRKPLQPHRLIFEECSFDSSPQHTPASAHPCMEEQLCQYVQLVMDASSLDWDHLSEIRSQPEQLLIHESLFEEVELPPLGCYYDPKLLFDRINQLLLEMYECHHCSPLPVPLKARPGPLAETVLDEILAEADHFLLPTTEGRSLDEIVSEGAKCEPWLDDVRLDTERIVVEISEAILEEALLEFHASEV, from the exons ATGCCCATTGAGCAGCACAGAAACAAACGAGACATAGTCAAGAGACAGCAATATGGTAAAACAGATTGTGAACTTGTAGACCATCGGCTGACGAAAACTCAAAAGAAAACGAGGAAAAACAGCCAAGACATCTATCAGCCATCTTCTTCGTGTCGTTTGAACAATGTAGCTAGGTTGATGACCGAGGTTCCTTCGACTTCAACTGAAAGCGATTCAACTTTAGGGGTGGTCTGTGCTGGGAATCACCGGAAAGAGATTCAACTTTCAGAATATCTACAAAGAAATAGTTTTCTTGAAAAGTATGACAAGGTTGATAACATTAGCCATAAGCAAGTGCAGATGAGGGCCAAGGCTTTCGTTGATCAAATTTATATCGACAGAAGGATCGTTCTTGAAGAAGGAAGGAACTCCGAGTCCAAATCATTCTCTAATGCACTGGAAGTGCTTAGCTCTAAAAGGGACCTATATATGGAGTTCCTTCCAGATCCAAACTCGATGCTAGCAATGCCCTCGAAGAATATGGATAAGAAAGATAAAATAGAGTCAGAACTAAGCGAGGACAGCACTTCTGCTAAGTCTAGAAGCACGTTGGTGATGGACGAGGCTGCCATCATGAACAAAAATATATTGCAGAGGATAAATTATGAGCTCACGTGCTCCTCGAAAGCGTATTTCACAACCCAGCCTTcagataaaatagtactactgaGGCCAGATCCCCGAAATGGTTTGGGGAACAGGACCTGCAGCTGCTCATCGTTGCATTTTCCTAAATCGAATATAAGAGTATCCGAGGAGAAAACTGCATCCTACTCCTTcagagagatgaagaaaaaactaaaacttTCATTTGGAGTCACCAAAAAGGAATCCAGGAATTGCTGCAATTCTTCTACCAATGCTGAGAAGGAAAGGAAGGTGTTGAAGAATCAAGTGCTTAAATCCCGCAGGGGATCTGAGTCCGACATAGCTTGTGTGGCTGATACCACGCGCCGAAAATTATACGTCTCGAGTGATAGATCTTTTAACAAACCAGAATCTGACATGATTTTGGAGGCAAAGAGGCACCTGTCCACAAGATTGAATAATCTGACCTCTGTGGAGGGAGTGACAAGTAGAAAATCCCCGGTAGCCCTGGAGTGGATCCTCTCCTCACCCGAGCATGACTCGTGGCCCTTCAGCCCGAGAAGGGACAGCCTGTATTGCCCTGGCTCTGCAGAGAGATTTAGTCCTTACAACACCACACCCAGAGTCATTGAAAGCAGTTGTCATGTACAAAATGAACTAAGACCGAACACAGTTGATGCAACGGCATATTCTGTGACTCCAAGAACCGAAGCAGCATCCAGAGAAAATTATTTTCTCACTGCAGACAAAATGAAAACTGATG GAGAAGTCCTCAGTGAAACAACCAAACCTTCAGAGACGACAGAAACTGTCAAAGCACAGAAATGCGATGGTATCGCAATGCGTTTG TCTTCACTAGCAGAAAATGAGGCAGTTAATTCTACACTGGATGATTTCCCATCCACTTCTTCAAACGGTGGCCACCACATAGATTCGGCTGAAAACATCAAATTTCAAGAAGAGCATCAAAGCCCAGTTTCCGTTCTTGAGCCTTTCTTCGTAGAAGACACCACCAGTCCGCCAACAATCTCACTTCAAACAG GCAGAAAGCCACTGCAGCCACATCGCCTCATCTTTGAAGAGTGCTCATTCGACTCATCCCCTCAGCACACACCGGCTAGTGCACATCCCTGCATGGAAGAACAACTCTGCCAATACGTGCAGTTGGTGATGGACGCCTCCTCCTTAGATTGGGATCACCTATCCGAGATAAGATCCCAACCCGAACAGCTGCTGATCCATGAATCCTTATTCGAAGAAGTTGAGCTTCCACCCCTCGGCTGCTACTATGACCCTAAGCTTCTCTTTGACAGGATAAACCAATTGCTACTGGAGATGTACGAATGCCATCACTGCTCACCACTTCCTGTCCCGTTAAAGGCCAGGCCGGGGCCACTGGCTGAAACAGTGCTCGATGAGATATTGGCAGAAGCTGACCATTTCTTACTCCCCACGACTGAGGGAAGAAGCTTGGATGAGATTGTCTCAGAAGGCGCGAAATGTGAACCGTGGCTTGATGATGTTCGACTCGATACAGAACGTATTGTGGTTGAGATTTCAGAAGCCATCTTGGAGGAAGCATTACTTGAGTTTCATGCATCAGAAGTTTGA
- the LOC121782383 gene encoding GMP synthase [glutamine-hydrolyzing]-like, giving the protein MGAQSNKSNLVLILDFGSQYTHLITRRIRALNVFSLCISGTSTLQSIAELNPSAIILSGGPHSVHADGAPCFAPELIHCVESKNIPVLGICYGLQLIVQKLGGEVKVAGKHEYGRMEIEVAKAEGLFGNKKVGATQSVWMSHGDEAVKLPEGFEVVARSNQGAVAAIENRARGFYGLQYHPEVTHSPEGMDTLKYFLFDICEISASWKMQDILDEELKVIKSKVGPDDLVICGLSGGVDSTVAATLVHKAIGDRLHCLFVDNGLLRWRERERVMETFERDLHLPVTCVDASEQFLSRLKGVTEPEKKRKIIGEEFINIFDSFGQELKQKYGKEPVYLVQGTLYPDVIESCPPPGSGSTHSHTIKSHHNVGGLPKNMKLKLIEPLKLLFKDEVRELGKIMGVPEGFLKRHPFPGPGLAVRVPGDVTLGNHLDTLRKADEIFIQSIKDAGIYDNIWQAFAVFLPVLTVGVQGDQRTYSHAIALRAVTSHDGMTADWYDFDHKFLAELSTRICNEVVGVNRVLMDITSKPPSTIEWE; this is encoded by the exons ATGGGCGCTCAATCTAACAAATCCAACCTCGTCCTAATCCTAGACTTCGGCTCTCAGTACACGCATCTCATCACCCGCCGAATTCGCGCCCTCAACGTCTTCTCCCTCTGCATCAGCGGCACCTCCACTTTGCAATCCATCGCCGAATTGAACCCTAGCGCGATCATCCTCTCCGGCGGCCCGCACAGCGTCCACGCCGATGGCGCGCCCTGCTTCGCCCCCGAGCTCATCCACTGCGTCGAGTCTAAAAACATCCCTGTTTTGGGCATTTGCTATGGCCTGCAGCTAATCGTGCAGAAATTGGGGGGCGAGGTTAAGGTTGCTGGGAAGCATGAGTATGGAAGGATGGAGATTGAGGTGGCCAAGGCTGAGGGATTGTTTGGGAATAAGAAGGTTGGGGCTACGCAGAGCGTGTGGATGAGCCACGGcgatgaggctgtcaagcttcCCGAGGGGTTTGAGGTCGTCGCGAGGAGCAATCAAGGAGCCGTTGCCGCAATTGAGAATCGAGCTAGGGGTTTTTACGGATTGCAGTATCATCCCGAG GTGACACATTCACCGGAGGGAATGGATACACTCAAATACTTCCTGTTTGATATTTGTGAAATAAGTGCTAGTTGGAAGATGCAAGACATTCTTGACGAGGAGCTGAAGGTGATTAAAAGTAAAGTCGGACCTGATGATCTTGTCATCTGTGGACTGTCTGGTGGCGTAGACTCAACTGTTGCGGCTACTCTTGTGCATAAGGCGATTGGAGATAGGCTTCATTGTCTTTTTGTTGACAATGGGTTGTTGAG GTGGCgtgagagggagagagtgaTGGAGACATTCGAGAGAGATCTTCATTTACCTGTTACTTGTGTTGATGCGTCAGAGCAATTTCTCAGCAGGCTAAAGGGTGTTACAGAgcctgagaagaaaaggaaaatcaTTGGGGAGGAGTTCATCAATATATTTGATTCTTTTGGTCAAGAATTGAAACAGAAATATGGAAAGGAACCTGTGTATTTGGTTCAAGGAACCTTGTACCCTGATGTGATTGAATCCTGCCCTCCTCCTGGAAGTGGAAGCACTCACTCTCACACAATCAAAAGTCATCATAACGTTGGAGGCCTTCCCAAGAACATGAAACTGAAGCTCATCGAGCCCCTTAAACTTCTGTTTAAGGATGAG GTTCGTGAACTGGGAAAAATCATGGGTGTTCCAGAGGGCTTCTTGAAGCGCCACCCCTTCCCTGGGCCTGGCCTTGCAGTTCGTGTGCCTGGTGATGTTACATTGGGAAACCATTTGGACACCCTCCGTAag GCGGATGAGATTTTCATTCAATCGATCAAAGATGCTGGGATCTACGACAACATATGGCAAGCCTTTGCTGTGTTCTTGCCTGTACTAACTGTTGGTGTGCAAGGAGATCAAAGAACGTACAGTCATGCCATTGCACTAAGAGCCGTCACCAGTCATGATGGAATGACTGCAGATTG GTATGACTTTGATCACAAGTTTCTGGCTGAGTTATCCACAAGGATTTGCAACGAAGTGGTTGGTGTAAATCGAGTTCTTATGGACATTACTTCGAAGCCTCCATCTACTATTGAATGGGAATGA